The Sediminitomix flava genome includes a window with the following:
- a CDS encoding SusC/RagA family TonB-linked outer membrane protein encodes MMNYKKPLFLIILSCMPIFLLGQGQLTTIEGIVKDRETGEELIGASVYIPNTTIGSTTDYDGRFKFELPKDTTSILVSYIGYHSLTVEYTGQKNLTLYLERAATEIEEIVIVGYATQKKESVVGAIDVVKSEDLLMSRADLSLSNALVGLVPGMTSIQESGQPGENAASIFIRGKSSWVDNTPLFLVDGIERDYNDIDPNEVASISVLKDASATAVFGTKGANGVILITTKEGEKGKAKFNFSHNLSFKQPISNFSMADRASVMEMKNQALFNDRVFDPSAYYSDEDIRKYRDQLDPYMYPEIDWHDELVNNYGVTKNYNINVSGGTKKSNYFISLSYATEGDIFNTIEHESYDPGFLFEKYNYRTNLNLDVTPTTNIKLGLAGNISTKNQPAYGNSSDDSWAKSDFFKLIYYKAPNYIFPIQYENGEIGHDGGGSNPYLLLNYSGVHINRTNTLAADLHLDQKLDFLAKGLSLTGKFAYNTKFDYIRTISNKNNRNSEFNVPSYLYTETDTLRFPNGNYIPGPVSVGDEKLNAYKRNLYYEAAVRYAQSFRNLHDFSALGLFMRSQSINKVKWPAFEESWVGRVTYAYDSKYFLEMNGAYNGSEKFAPGLRFGFFPSYAVGWMMSEENFIRNNSALDFIDELKLRFSYGEVGYDKSASRWTYLELYEGGGNISIGNPAGNRGTYKEGQAANPEATWEVAKKANLGFEVLLFNYFSAIVDFFNEHRTGILMQRRTIPDWFGLEAPEANIGETKSQGYEISLTWNKPVQKDFSYMLQLNMSYAENRVVFRDDPVKMPDYMKDAGKPIGSNYTLITDGLYQDWDDVYNSPSSVWGAEDRIPGDFKYIDFNGDGVIDENDKVVSDYQEYPSINVAFNFGLTYKSFQLNGLFSGVSGVYKVVPDALLYEFTNADYETANPHNLNAWSPNNLATNVPILRSNNGTRSHNQQFSDYAYQKADYLRLKRLELSYQLKSDYLQKQLGFNSLRLYVGANNLLTLTDMDDRFDPEAATLASYPLIKSYNTGLTVTF; translated from the coding sequence ATGATGAATTATAAGAAACCATTATTTCTGATAATACTCAGTTGTATGCCTATTTTCTTGTTAGGACAAGGTCAACTCACAACAATTGAGGGGATCGTAAAAGATAGAGAAACAGGAGAAGAGTTAATAGGAGCAAGTGTTTATATTCCTAATACTACAATTGGTTCTACAACCGATTATGATGGACGTTTTAAGTTTGAATTACCAAAAGACACAACATCTATTTTGGTGAGTTATATTGGGTATCATTCGCTTACCGTTGAATATACAGGACAGAAAAATCTGACATTATACCTAGAAAGAGCAGCGACAGAAATTGAAGAAATTGTCATTGTTGGTTATGCCACCCAGAAGAAAGAAAGTGTGGTCGGGGCAATTGATGTGGTTAAATCAGAGGACTTATTAATGTCCAGAGCTGATTTAAGTTTATCGAATGCCTTAGTTGGTTTGGTTCCTGGTATGACAAGTATCCAAGAGTCTGGACAGCCTGGGGAAAATGCGGCAAGTATTTTCATTAGGGGGAAATCGTCTTGGGTAGACAATACACCTTTATTTTTAGTAGATGGTATCGAACGAGATTATAATGATATTGACCCTAATGAAGTAGCAAGTATTTCTGTATTAAAAGATGCTTCTGCAACTGCTGTATTCGGTACAAAAGGAGCAAATGGAGTTATCTTGATCACTACCAAAGAAGGAGAGAAGGGAAAAGCGAAATTCAACTTTTCACATAACTTATCATTCAAGCAACCGATTTCGAATTTTTCAATGGCTGATAGAGCATCGGTTATGGAAATGAAAAATCAAGCATTATTTAATGATCGAGTATTTGACCCGAGTGCTTATTATTCTGATGAAGATATCCGAAAGTATAGAGACCAGCTAGACCCTTACATGTATCCTGAAATAGATTGGCACGATGAGTTGGTGAACAATTATGGTGTGACAAAAAATTACAATATCAATGTAAGTGGTGGAACTAAGAAGTCAAACTATTTCATTTCATTGAGTTATGCTACTGAAGGTGATATTTTCAATACAATTGAGCACGAATCATACGATCCTGGATTTCTATTTGAAAAGTATAACTACCGAACAAATCTCAATTTGGATGTAACTCCGACCACAAATATAAAACTGGGATTGGCAGGTAACATTTCTACAAAGAATCAGCCTGCTTATGGGAATAGCTCTGACGATTCGTGGGCGAAATCAGATTTCTTTAAACTGATTTATTATAAAGCCCCAAACTATATTTTCCCGATCCAATATGAGAATGGAGAAATCGGTCATGATGGAGGAGGTTCTAATCCTTATTTATTGCTGAATTATAGCGGTGTTCATATCAATAGAACAAATACTTTAGCCGCAGATTTACATCTTGATCAGAAGCTAGACTTCTTAGCTAAAGGTTTGTCGCTCACAGGGAAATTTGCTTACAACACAAAGTTCGATTACATCAGAACGATTAGTAATAAGAACAATCGAAACTCTGAGTTTAATGTCCCATCGTATTTATATACTGAAACAGATACATTGCGTTTTCCAAATGGAAATTACATTCCAGGGCCTGTAAGTGTAGGAGATGAAAAACTCAATGCCTATAAAAGAAACTTGTATTATGAGGCCGCTGTAAGGTACGCTCAATCTTTCAGAAATTTGCATGACTTTTCTGCCTTAGGTCTTTTCATGCGCTCGCAGTCAATCAATAAAGTAAAATGGCCTGCTTTTGAAGAAAGTTGGGTTGGTCGTGTGACTTACGCTTATGACTCCAAATACTTCTTGGAAATGAATGGAGCTTATAATGGTTCTGAAAAATTTGCGCCAGGTCTGAGGTTTGGTTTCTTCCCTTCTTATGCAGTGGGGTGGATGATGTCTGAAGAAAATTTCATTAGAAATAATTCAGCTCTTGACTTTATTGATGAATTGAAGCTTCGCTTTTCTTATGGTGAAGTTGGTTATGATAAAAGTGCTAGTAGGTGGACATATTTGGAGTTGTATGAAGGTGGTGGAAATATTTCAATAGGCAATCCTGCAGGAAATAGAGGTACATATAAAGAAGGACAAGCAGCAAACCCTGAAGCTACTTGGGAGGTCGCAAAAAAGGCAAATCTTGGTTTTGAAGTATTGTTGTTTAATTATTTCTCTGCAATAGTAGACTTCTTCAATGAACATCGTACAGGAATTTTGATGCAGCGTAGAACAATTCCTGATTGGTTTGGGCTAGAAGCTCCAGAAGCAAACATTGGAGAAACGAAAAGTCAAGGCTATGAAATTTCATTGACTTGGAATAAGCCTGTGCAAAAGGATTTTTCATACATGCTTCAGCTAAATATGAGTTATGCTGAAAACAGAGTTGTATTTAGAGATGACCCTGTGAAAATGCCAGATTATATGAAAGATGCTGGAAAACCAATCGGTTCAAATTATACATTAATCACAGATGGTTTGTATCAAGATTGGGACGATGTTTATAACTCACCAAGTTCAGTTTGGGGAGCTGAAGATCGAATTCCTGGCGATTTCAAATATATAGACTTTAATGGAGATGGCGTTATTGATGAAAATGATAAAGTAGTATCAGACTATCAGGAATATCCATCTATAAATGTGGCCTTTAATTTTGGCTTAACCTACAAGAGTTTTCAGTTGAATGGTCTTTTTTCGGGTGTCTCAGGAGTATACAAAGTTGTACCCGATGCTCTGCTTTATGAGTTTACAAATGCAGATTATGAAACAGCAAATCCTCATAATCTGAATGCGTGGTCACCTAACAACTTGGCTACAAATGTTCCAATTCTTAGATCAAACAATGGTACTCGATCACACAATCAGCAATTCAGCGATTATGCATATCAGAAAGCAGATTATTTAAGGTTAAAAAGATTGGAGCTTAGTTATCAACTAAAGTCCGATTACTTACAAAAGCAATTAGGATTTAATTCACTTCGATTGTATGTGGGAGCTAACAATCTTCTAACACTTACAGATATGGATGACCGATTTGATCCAGAGGCTGCAACTTTGGCTTCTTATCCATTAATCAAAAGCTATAACACAGGTTTGACAGTCACTTTTTAA
- a CDS encoding RagB/SusD family nutrient uptake outer membrane protein, with protein sequence MKQIKFILISLSSILIFSCEAYLDKVEDSGITKDEVFSNYTTFLGHLDYAYKGLFDYHLSSQNTAISTVSDQFQCPSTTAWQDYAQYVNTGLYDNKAGAFEVGWSSGNGYGQAATFYNAMAALRVVNRCIEEAEVSPILTAGQQKEITGQSYFLRAYYHFELIKRYGGMPWIDRVFEADEDLDLPKESYEFITQKIVEDCERAIELLPASRSGFTFGRATATAAYMLKSTALLYDMSPTMNAVNGYSLSYNQTKALEVAKAAAETIAFAEKNGFSLHNGSTIDDYSNIFYSREDIVSTESIFFRLSKGFVGWGGTLKQLYVPRSFGVNSNRYTLATQNLVDMFETTNGLAIEDDPSYDPQNPYKNRDPRLTYSVLYHGAEHGLDEKGKKRIIDFSIDKGGNRNANGIDYNGAGEDLKSGYYMRKFLPKTANNWAQDGDYFMNWTYMRLTQAYLDFAEAANEAVGPTGQVEGSDLTALEAINIVRARVGMPEVNAVYTSDKEIFRTRIWNERSVELNGEFQRWWDMRRWHIAHLSAQKSIKGVKVVRDNNTGEETFETIDVVGARRVFDEKHYWYPWPRDMIFMLENFEQNPGW encoded by the coding sequence ATGAAACAGATAAAATTTATATTGATATCACTTTCTTCGATACTAATATTTTCCTGTGAAGCATATTTAGATAAAGTAGAAGACTCAGGAATTACTAAGGATGAAGTCTTTTCAAACTATACCACTTTTTTGGGGCACCTAGATTATGCATACAAAGGTTTGTTTGATTACCATCTGAGTTCTCAAAATACGGCAATAAGTACAGTTTCAGACCAATTTCAGTGTCCAAGTACGACTGCTTGGCAAGATTATGCACAATATGTAAATACAGGTTTGTATGATAATAAAGCGGGAGCTTTTGAAGTAGGATGGTCAAGTGGGAATGGGTATGGACAAGCAGCTACTTTTTACAATGCAATGGCAGCTTTAAGGGTAGTAAACCGATGTATTGAAGAAGCTGAAGTTTCTCCAATTCTTACGGCAGGACAACAAAAAGAGATTACAGGACAGTCATACTTTTTAAGAGCTTATTATCATTTTGAGCTGATCAAAAGATATGGAGGAATGCCTTGGATTGATCGTGTTTTTGAAGCTGATGAAGATTTAGATTTACCGAAAGAATCATATGAGTTCATCACTCAAAAAATAGTAGAAGATTGTGAGCGAGCTATTGAGTTACTTCCAGCTTCAAGATCGGGATTTACTTTTGGCAGAGCTACTGCTACTGCGGCTTATATGCTGAAAAGTACGGCTTTGTTGTATGACATGAGTCCGACTATGAATGCAGTAAATGGATACAGTCTTTCTTACAATCAAACCAAAGCATTGGAAGTCGCGAAAGCAGCAGCAGAAACGATAGCTTTTGCGGAAAAGAATGGTTTTTCTCTGCATAATGGAAGTACAATCGACGACTATTCTAACATATTTTACAGTAGAGAAGATATCGTATCTACTGAATCTATCTTCTTTAGATTGAGTAAAGGATTTGTGGGTTGGGGAGGAACATTGAAGCAGCTCTATGTTCCTAGATCATTTGGAGTGAATAGCAATAGATATACTTTGGCTACTCAGAATTTGGTAGATATGTTTGAAACTACAAATGGTTTAGCGATTGAAGATGACCCTTCGTATGATCCTCAGAATCCATATAAAAATAGAGACCCACGTTTGACATATTCAGTACTTTATCATGGAGCTGAACATGGTTTAGATGAAAAAGGTAAGAAGCGAATTATCGATTTTTCAATTGATAAAGGTGGAAATCGAAATGCTAATGGCATCGATTATAATGGAGCAGGAGAAGACCTAAAGTCGGGTTACTACATGCGTAAATTTCTTCCTAAGACGGCGAATAATTGGGCGCAAGACGGAGACTATTTCATGAATTGGACTTATATGCGTCTTACTCAAGCTTATTTAGATTTTGCAGAAGCAGCAAATGAAGCAGTCGGTCCAACGGGACAAGTCGAAGGAAGTGACCTAACAGCATTAGAAGCTATAAATATAGTGAGAGCAAGAGTAGGAATGCCTGAAGTAAATGCTGTATATACTTCAGATAAAGAGATTTTTAGAACTAGAATTTGGAATGAAAGAAGTGTTGAGTTGAATGGCGAATTTCAGCGTTGGTGGGATATGCGAAGGTGGCATATCGCTCATCTTTCTGCTCAAAAATCAATAAAAGGGGTAAAAGTAGTAAGGGATAATAATACAGGAGAAGAAACATTTGAAACAATAGATGTAGTTGGAGCTCGTAGAGTTTTTGATGAAAAGCATTATTGGTACCCTTGGCCACGCGATATGATTTTCATGTTAGAAAACTTCGAACAAAACCCTGGATGGTAA
- a CDS encoding SusC/RagA family TonB-linked outer membrane protein: protein MKKIFLKHNTLIVAAILALGFLSHPLQAQRKKLDYTLYTLKIVDKDKKPIKNAKVTRLINAGSDKVSDQVYHTNRRGIVHLDGEPGFQYVIEAEGKKKLIHHVSAFIDYNKLVLRDRVKEQEIELDDLLSFTNISSARMTENVNYHSFKHSYSLDVALALKGKEPSLLIEQLNGDLAWNQASMTIRGLSTTGDNQAAVFIDGVPRSIYNLNVEEIESVKVLKGSKAKILYGPRAINGIISITTKTPEISKGRIYASYEQGVQMPTFTANYLGSDEYAKLYNEARANDGLTPYYSESAIQAYQSSDNSLRYPNNDYQDLIFNEHSAFQKAYLNFSKGGSKTRYFVSLGYTGQEGLTNVGPENRLDRINVRGNLGAKLSKSINLLAKINVRTDLLSSGTVSGDKLFGLLSTHRPNEYPIFVNTEDVNGITANGYGVSRLYTQNIYAELNDKGYQKEQRIIGQSMLTLDYDLSKFSKGLSAKTSVAVDTHNMVNYGQNKKYNAYTLGFSDDGEISYQQRQRETELSNQSRNSDAVFRNYNLRASLNYKKSIAKKSKLLLEGFFNYNREEFKTSRQEPKQLILAFLSTLNLKNKYIFEGTISDFATNRISDNPHQLNYAASASWILSEERFVPDVFKYLRLKASYGLVSTDMSFGNHLLNQNVWSSNGSVDFGKNNNNSHQVYQLAQYGVSNLTWEKQEEYEFNLEGSLGKSFSFEMSYFNHHRFDILNLINNRYLNASQVDSYANYGVVNNHGVELALNLKKHINHFHYEIGLGGMYSQSELVAGNEFNNVIGYPVNSILGLQANGLFQSAQEIENHYTQHYGTVQAGDIKYQDLNGDGKINEYDQEIIGDSFPDFLLNTTLKLNYKRFSLFAEVSGIFGRDVILNDSYHWVDGVQKYSEQVNDRWTPENTAASYPRLTSKSAENNHQNSSFWVRNGDYLKLSNFFLRYRLPLKKVSDNQLREMSIWMKGNNLLIFSELDGIDPESTSAGISNFPLMKSVSIGLNLTI, encoded by the coding sequence ATGAAAAAGATTTTTTTAAAACACAATACCCTTATTGTAGCCGCTATTCTCGCTTTAGGATTTTTGTCTCATCCTTTGCAAGCGCAGAGGAAGAAGCTTGACTATACTTTATATACGCTTAAGATTGTAGATAAAGATAAGAAGCCTATTAAGAATGCTAAGGTAACAAGACTTATAAATGCTGGGAGTGATAAGGTTTCAGATCAAGTTTATCACACCAACAGAAGAGGTATTGTTCATCTAGATGGAGAACCAGGGTTTCAGTATGTTATTGAAGCAGAGGGGAAAAAGAAATTGATTCATCATGTGAGTGCATTTATTGATTACAATAAATTAGTACTAAGGGATAGAGTGAAAGAACAAGAGATTGAGTTAGATGATCTACTTTCTTTTACAAATATTTCATCTGCTCGAATGACTGAGAATGTAAACTACCATTCCTTTAAGCATTCGTACAGCTTGGATGTCGCACTAGCTTTGAAAGGAAAAGAGCCAAGTTTGCTTATTGAACAATTGAATGGGGATTTAGCATGGAATCAGGCAAGCATGACAATTCGTGGTTTGAGTACAACTGGAGATAATCAAGCCGCAGTTTTTATTGATGGAGTACCTCGTTCTATTTATAATTTGAATGTAGAAGAGATTGAGAGTGTCAAAGTTCTTAAGGGGTCTAAGGCTAAGATTCTATACGGGCCAAGAGCTATAAATGGTATTATTTCTATTACAACAAAAACACCCGAAATTAGTAAAGGACGTATTTATGCTTCTTATGAACAGGGAGTACAGATGCCTACCTTTACTGCAAATTATTTGGGTTCCGATGAATATGCCAAACTTTATAATGAAGCTAGAGCCAATGATGGATTAACTCCTTATTATTCCGAGTCGGCTATTCAAGCTTATCAGTCAAGTGACAATAGTTTAAGATACCCCAATAATGATTATCAAGACTTGATTTTTAATGAACACTCTGCATTTCAGAAGGCATATTTAAACTTTTCTAAAGGAGGTTCAAAAACTAGGTACTTTGTTTCTCTTGGTTACACGGGGCAAGAGGGTCTTACGAATGTAGGGCCAGAAAATAGATTGGATAGAATTAATGTTAGAGGAAATCTAGGAGCAAAGCTGAGCAAATCAATCAATTTATTAGCAAAGATAAATGTAAGAACAGACTTACTGTCTTCGGGCACAGTCTCTGGTGATAAGTTATTTGGATTGCTTTCTACTCATCGCCCAAATGAATATCCAATTTTTGTAAATACCGAAGATGTAAACGGGATTACAGCAAATGGCTACGGTGTTTCGAGATTGTATACACAAAATATTTATGCAGAGCTGAATGATAAAGGCTATCAAAAAGAGCAACGAATCATAGGGCAGTCCATGTTGACCTTGGATTATGATCTTTCAAAATTCTCTAAAGGTTTGAGTGCCAAGACAAGTGTAGCTGTTGATACTCATAACATGGTGAATTATGGGCAGAATAAAAAATACAATGCTTATACACTAGGGTTCTCTGATGATGGAGAAATCAGTTATCAGCAGAGGCAAAGAGAGACAGAGTTGAGCAATCAGTCTAGGAATAGCGATGCTGTATTCAGAAACTATAATTTGAGAGCGTCTTTAAATTATAAGAAGTCGATAGCAAAGAAAAGTAAGTTATTATTGGAAGGATTTTTCAACTATAACAGAGAAGAATTTAAGACAAGTAGGCAAGAACCAAAACAGCTTATTTTAGCTTTCCTTTCAACTTTAAACTTAAAGAATAAGTATATTTTTGAAGGAACAATCTCTGATTTCGCAACGAATAGAATTTCTGATAATCCCCATCAGTTGAATTATGCAGCTTCAGCTTCTTGGATTTTGAGCGAAGAACGTTTTGTGCCTGATGTATTCAAATACCTTCGTTTGAAAGCTTCTTATGGTTTGGTTTCTACAGATATGAGTTTTGGAAATCATCTGTTAAATCAAAATGTATGGAGCTCGAATGGTAGCGTAGATTTTGGTAAAAATAATAATAACAGCCATCAAGTTTATCAGTTGGCTCAATATGGTGTATCAAATCTGACTTGGGAAAAGCAGGAAGAGTATGAGTTTAATTTGGAAGGTTCACTAGGAAAGTCTTTTTCATTCGAAATGTCATATTTTAATCATCACCGATTTGATATTCTTAACCTAATCAATAATAGGTATTTAAATGCATCTCAAGTTGATTCATATGCAAATTATGGTGTTGTCAATAACCATGGAGTAGAACTAGCCTTAAACCTAAAAAAACACATTAATCATTTTCATTATGAAATAGGTCTAGGTGGAATGTACTCTCAGTCTGAACTTGTGGCTGGCAATGAATTCAATAATGTAATTGGTTATCCTGTAAATTCAATTCTTGGTCTTCAGGCAAATGGATTGTTCCAGTCAGCTCAAGAAATTGAGAATCACTATACACAGCATTATGGAACTGTTCAAGCGGGAGATATCAAGTATCAAGATTTGAACGGTGATGGAAAAATCAATGAATATGATCAAGAAATCATAGGTGATTCTTTTCCCGATTTCTTGCTCAACACTACGCTAAAGTTAAACTATAAGCGTTTCTCACTCTTTGCAGAAGTATCGGGTATTTTTGGAAGAGATGTGATTTTGAATGACAGTTATCACTGGGTAGATGGTGTTCAAAAGTATTCAGAACAGGTTAATGATCGTTGGACGCCAGAAAATACAGCGGCAAGTTATCCAAGGCTCACCAGTAAATCTGCTGAAAACAACCATCAGAACAGTAGTTTCTGGGTCAGAAATGGAGATTATTTGAAACTGAGCAATTTTTTTCTTCGCTATAGATTGCCCTTGAAAAAAGTATCAGACAATCAACTGAGAGAAATGAGCATATGGATGAAAGGTAATAATCTTTTAATCTTTTCTGAGCTAGATGGGATTGATCCAGAAAGTACTTCGGCTGGTATTTCCAATTTCCCACTGATGAAATCCGTTTCTATAGGTTTGAATTTAACGATCTAA
- a CDS encoding RagB/SusD family nutrient uptake outer membrane protein: MKKHFLLFLFIICLSSCQDYLETDFDGSVDDEMVWSNPKYAEGVLLNAYHALPNSFALEDHIFMDCMTDNAVTNDYSSSIFINGNGAWRAENNILGDWNKYYAQLENINLWLKYGQTAPYYLSDKGLNTQIVMRLKGEAYFLRAWYTWQLLQAYGGKVDGVLMGIPLQTKALENNTDKYEAIERDTYEDCISQIVSDCNKAIELLPPTYEGTDLVFGEDQTGRANLTAAFALKSRVLLYAASPLFEKESWSAAARAALDAINQKGESLPGIKWGNLDKYYNSQNHNEIILRKFTRNNSFFRANFPPSSNGSGRTSPSQNLAKSFYMANGYPQDHELSGFDPNKPFEGLSKRYYASIVHNGMKFKNKSIETYEGGFDTEQTFVHATRTGHYLRKWMAESASTDGLDESVATHYYALFRQAELWLNFAEAANEWVGPDVKLGFGGVTLSAKDAILEIRNRAGIKDTAYLDEVAAQGKDAFRELIRNERRVELCFEGHRFWDLRRWKSDLNSEVNGLQITMNADSSFSYQEVLVEQRNFQDYMYFGPIPFDEVRKGLRQNDGW, translated from the coding sequence ATGAAAAAACATTTTTTACTTTTTCTTTTTATCATCTGTTTGAGCTCATGTCAAGATTATTTAGAGACAGATTTTGATGGTTCTGTAGATGATGAGATGGTATGGAGCAATCCTAAGTATGCTGAAGGAGTACTGCTAAATGCATATCATGCGTTACCAAACAGCTTTGCATTGGAAGATCATATTTTCATGGATTGTATGACAGATAATGCTGTTACGAATGACTACAGTTCTTCTATCTTTATAAATGGAAATGGGGCTTGGCGAGCCGAAAATAATATTCTTGGAGATTGGAATAAGTATTACGCACAGCTTGAAAACATAAACCTTTGGCTAAAATATGGTCAAACTGCACCTTATTATCTATCTGACAAAGGTTTGAATACTCAAATTGTGATGCGTCTGAAAGGAGAAGCATACTTTCTGAGAGCATGGTACACTTGGCAATTACTTCAAGCTTATGGAGGGAAAGTTGATGGCGTTCTGATGGGAATTCCTTTACAAACAAAAGCCTTAGAAAATAACACTGATAAGTATGAAGCGATAGAAAGAGATACTTATGAAGACTGTATTTCACAGATTGTTTCTGATTGTAATAAAGCAATTGAATTATTGCCCCCAACTTATGAAGGAACTGATCTGGTATTTGGCGAAGATCAAACAGGTCGAGCTAATTTAACAGCTGCTTTCGCCTTAAAATCTCGTGTTTTGCTATACGCAGCTAGCCCATTATTTGAAAAAGAATCTTGGTCTGCTGCTGCAAGAGCCGCTTTAGATGCTATTAATCAAAAGGGAGAAAGCTTGCCAGGGATCAAATGGGGAAACTTGGATAAGTATTACAATAGTCAAAATCATAATGAGATCATCCTACGAAAGTTTACGAGAAATAATTCATTCTTTAGAGCGAATTTTCCTCCTTCATCAAATGGTTCAGGAAGAACAAGCCCATCTCAAAATTTAGCCAAGAGCTTTTACATGGCCAATGGTTATCCACAAGATCATGAGCTGAGTGGTTTTGATCCTAATAAACCATTTGAGGGACTGTCTAAACGTTATTACGCATCTATTGTGCATAATGGGATGAAGTTTAAAAACAAAAGTATTGAGACCTACGAAGGTGGTTTTGATACAGAACAAACTTTTGTACATGCTACTCGCACAGGACATTATTTGAGAAAGTGGATGGCCGAATCAGCGAGTACGGACGGTCTAGATGAAAGTGTAGCAACACATTATTATGCTTTGTTCCGTCAGGCAGAATTGTGGTTAAATTTTGCCGAAGCTGCCAACGAATGGGTTGGGCCAGATGTGAAATTAGGCTTTGGAGGTGTGACCTTGAGTGCTAAGGATGCAATTTTAGAAATCCGTAATAGAGCAGGAATAAAAGATACAGCATACCTAGATGAAGTAGCAGCACAAGGGAAAGATGCTTTCAGAGAATTAATCAGAAATGAAAGAAGAGTAGAGTTGTGTTTTGAAGGTCATCGTTTTTGGGATTTAAGAAGATGGAAAAGTGATTTGAACTCAGAAGTGAATGGACTCCAAATTACAATGAATGCAGATAGTAGCTTTTCTTATCAAGAGGTACTTGTAGAGCAAAGAAACTTTCAAGACTATATGTACTTTGGTCCGATACCTTTTGATGAGGTAAGAAAGGGTTTGAGACAAAATGATGGATGGTAA
- a CDS encoding DUF1735 domain-containing protein, with protein MKNIFLVLSSVFFLSSCAYEDYLNDFDTTTTYFSYQKPVRTLILDEYESIKVGVSFGGRRENTSQEWADFEIVPELLAGTPFEILPSSMYSLSDPSRMVIPKGEFQGVIQVDFDLEAISNDRDPNTLYALPFQLTSTSLDVIHDEKDYTIIALKYIHLLDGLWYHKGKSEVTDIEKDSTFWIVYSQESLQKNEHWNLNTEDANAVKTTGIADRSEGMEIQLEGEELILTSDEVSDFQQHECSYNQESKELYLQYSFEKDNMAYNVTDTLIFATRNIEFELWE; from the coding sequence ATGAAAAATATATTTTTAGTATTGAGTAGCGTATTCTTTTTATCAAGTTGTGCTTATGAAGACTACTTGAATGATTTTGATACAACAACTACTTATTTTTCTTATCAGAAACCAGTCAGAACACTGATTTTAGACGAGTATGAATCTATAAAAGTAGGAGTGTCATTTGGAGGGAGAAGAGAAAATACATCTCAAGAGTGGGCTGATTTCGAGATTGTTCCAGAGTTGTTAGCTGGAACACCTTTTGAAATATTACCTTCTTCAATGTATTCACTCAGTGATCCTTCTAGAATGGTAATCCCCAAAGGAGAATTTCAAGGTGTGATACAAGTCGATTTTGATCTAGAAGCTATATCAAATGATCGAGATCCGAATACTTTATATGCTTTGCCATTTCAATTGACATCTACTTCTTTAGATGTAATTCATGATGAAAAAGACTATACGATAATAGCCTTGAAATATATCCATTTATTAGATGGACTTTGGTATCATAAGGGTAAGTCTGAAGTAACTGATATAGAAAAAGATTCAACCTTCTGGATAGTTTATTCACAAGAAAGTTTACAGAAAAATGAGCATTGGAACTTGAATACTGAAGATGCAAATGCCGTAAAAACTACTGGGATAGCCGATAGGTCAGAAGGAATGGAAATACAATTGGAAGGTGAAGAGTTGATTTTAACCTCTGATGAAGTTTCCGATTTTCAACAGCATGAATGTAGCTATAATCAAGAAAGTAAAGAGTTATACTTACAGTATTCTTTTGAAAAGGATAATATGGCTTATAACGTAACAGATACCTTGATTTTTGCGACTAGAAATATAGAATTCGAACTCTGGGAATAG